A window of Rufibacter sp. LB8 contains these coding sequences:
- a CDS encoding ABC transporter permease, whose amino-acid sequence MIKNYFLVALRTLRRNMGYTTLNVVGLSLGITCSLLLFLIIRYEMSFNTFHSKADRIYRVNIDSEDQNGKHQSSGTPAPLLAALKASLPELTPATHLHEEEGGTFALLSQDTTQVEKKFREEGSIMFVEPAFFDLFDFETNGVPVREALKDPNSVLLTESIAQKYFPRGDAVGKVVRMNNKINLQVKGVIPDAPSNSDIPFIMLVAYESSKELNIFFMSDNWNSTTSSQQVYFALAPGASAQQAEAQINAVANKYRQRSPGERERFTLQPLSDLHYNEGYSNYADRTVSKKTLWALGIIGGFLVLIACINFVNMATAQALRRAKEVGMRKVLGASRGQLMFQFLSETGLITLVALLFSMVLTELLLPWLNQLLELEITFSIVQNPEVGLFLLLILVLVTFFAGLYPALILSGFKPISALKSKVATAQTAGLSMRRALVVLQFTICQVLIICTIIVHNQMEYFRTAPLGFDQEAVVTIPIPASKAADLLPLRQELENNPAIKSVSFALCPPAANVNLNMSFNYDDFSIERDFNVSFRFADEHYLTTFNIPLVAGRMYAKSDTMREFLVNETFLKQVGEKNAQAAIGKKLLVNGGRNEGRIVGVVKDFHVGSLREEIDPVVLSTWNYFYYSLNAKIEMKNTQAAIAHLQKLWSSAYPNDVFYYEFVDDTIAQFYVEEQRQAHLFKIFSVLAILIGCLGLYGLVAFMVSQRTKEIGVRKVLGASAGSIVALFSKDFAVLVLVAFLIAAPISYYFMEKWLQDFTYRIDLSYWAFLAAGALTLVIALTTVSVQALRAAFSNPVTALKSE is encoded by the coding sequence ATGATCAAAAATTACTTTCTGGTGGCGTTGCGCACCCTTCGCCGTAACATGGGCTACACTACGCTCAACGTGGTGGGCCTGAGCCTGGGCATTACCTGTAGCCTGCTGTTGTTTCTGATAATCAGGTATGAAATGAGTTTCAACACGTTCCACAGCAAGGCAGACCGCATCTACCGCGTCAACATTGACTCTGAGGACCAGAACGGCAAGCACCAGTCTTCTGGCACGCCGGCACCCCTGCTGGCGGCTTTAAAAGCGTCTCTGCCGGAGCTCACCCCGGCCACGCACCTGCATGAGGAAGAAGGCGGCACCTTCGCGCTGCTGTCACAAGACACCACGCAGGTGGAAAAGAAGTTCAGGGAAGAAGGTTCTATCATGTTTGTGGAGCCGGCCTTCTTTGACCTGTTTGACTTTGAGACCAATGGCGTACCCGTGCGCGAAGCCCTCAAAGACCCCAACTCTGTGCTGCTCACCGAAAGCATCGCCCAAAAATATTTCCCCCGGGGAGATGCTGTGGGCAAGGTAGTGCGCATGAACAACAAGATTAACCTGCAGGTGAAGGGGGTGATCCCAGACGCGCCCAGCAACTCAGACATTCCGTTCATCATGCTGGTAGCCTATGAGTCGTCTAAAGAGCTCAATATCTTCTTTATGTCAGACAACTGGAACAGCACCACCAGCAGCCAGCAAGTGTACTTTGCCCTGGCACCGGGTGCCTCTGCCCAGCAGGCCGAAGCCCAAATCAATGCCGTGGCGAACAAATACCGTCAACGCAGTCCCGGCGAACGTGAACGGTTCACGCTGCAACCGCTCTCTGACCTGCATTACAATGAGGGGTACTCCAATTACGCAGACCGCACCGTAAGCAAGAAAACCCTGTGGGCGCTGGGCATTATTGGCGGCTTTCTGGTCTTGATTGCGTGCATCAACTTTGTGAACATGGCCACGGCCCAAGCCCTGCGCCGCGCCAAAGAGGTGGGCATGCGCAAGGTGCTGGGCGCCAGCCGGGGCCAGCTTATGTTCCAGTTCCTGAGTGAGACCGGTTTGATCACGCTGGTGGCCTTGCTGTTCTCCATGGTGCTTACTGAGCTGCTATTGCCCTGGCTCAACCAACTGCTGGAGTTAGAGATCACGTTCTCCATTGTACAGAACCCCGAGGTAGGCTTGTTCTTGCTGCTTATTCTTGTATTGGTCACGTTCTTTGCGGGTTTGTACCCAGCCTTGATTTTGTCCGGTTTCAAACCTATTTCGGCCTTAAAAAGTAAAGTGGCCACCGCCCAGACCGCGGGGCTGTCTATGCGACGCGCGCTGGTGGTGCTGCAGTTCACCATTTGCCAGGTGCTTATCATCTGCACCATTATTGTGCACAACCAGATGGAGTATTTCAGGACGGCGCCCCTGGGTTTTGACCAGGAAGCGGTGGTGACCATTCCCATTCCCGCCTCCAAGGCCGCAGATCTGCTGCCGTTGCGCCAGGAACTGGAAAATAACCCGGCTATAAAATCGGTTTCTTTCGCGCTGTGCCCGCCGGCGGCCAACGTGAACCTGAACATGTCTTTTAACTATGATGACTTTTCCATAGAGCGTGATTTCAACGTGAGCTTTAGGTTTGCCGATGAGCATTACCTCACCACCTTCAACATTCCGCTTGTGGCCGGGCGCATGTATGCCAAAAGCGACACCATGCGCGAGTTTCTGGTGAATGAAACCTTCTTAAAACAAGTAGGCGAGAAAAATGCGCAGGCCGCCATTGGCAAGAAACTGCTGGTGAACGGCGGGCGGAACGAAGGCCGGATTGTGGGCGTGGTGAAGGATTTCCACGTGGGTTCCCTGCGCGAAGAAATTGACCCGGTGGTGCTGTCTACCTGGAACTATTTCTACTACAGCCTCAACGCCAAGATTGAGATGAAAAACACCCAGGCCGCCATTGCGCACCTACAGAAACTCTGGTCCAGCGCCTACCCTAATGACGTGTTTTACTATGAGTTTGTAGATGATACCATTGCCCAGTTCTACGTGGAGGAACAGCGCCAGGCGCACCTGTTCAAAATCTTCTCTGTGCTGGCTATCTTGATTGGGTGTCTGGGCTTGTATGGCCTGGTGGCCTTCATGGTCTCGCAGCGCACCAAGGAAATAGGCGTGCGCAAGGTCTTGGGTGCCAGTGCGGGTAGCATTGTGGCGCTGTTTTCCAAGGACTTCGCGGTGCTGGTGCTGGTGGCGTTTCTTATTGCGGCGCCCATTTCTTACTACTTCATGGAGAAGTGGCTGCAGGATTTCACGTACCGCATTGACCTGAGTTACTGGGCGTTTCTGGCTGCCGGGGCCCTTACCTTGGTCATAGCCCTCACCACCGTGAGTGTGCAGGCCCTGCGCGCCGCTTTCTCTAACCCGGTTACCGCGCTCAAGTCAGAATAA
- a CDS encoding efflux RND transporter periplasmic adaptor subunit, giving the protein MDRLIEKKRWTPQKIALILGIVAGLGLLTYFIGFADNSSRLNVESQKLTMATVSQGTFQEFIPVDGTVHPIKTIVIPAVEGGTVDQKFLEGGKPVQKGDPILKLTNNRLVLDFMNQETLMNDLINNLQNSKLTLQQNKFNLRRRLATLNAQVDAAKDVYDRNIALYESKAVSQQEFFGFKRDYERLKAERTIELESQKFEESNARTQIAQLETTIARTSRNLRMMEDNLKNLYIKAPISGQLSSIQVELGTPVQAGQVIGQIDDLSGFKVKAELDQHYVSRIFAGQRGNFTYNGQSYPLEISLVYSEVNNDRFPVDMKFIGKVPEGIRRGQTLQIRLQLSDPSPAVLLPRGGFYQSTGGAWAYVLDETGKVATKRSIRLGRQNPEYYEVLEGLKPGEQVITSSYDAFNDKDKLELKK; this is encoded by the coding sequence ATGGACCGCCTTATAGAGAAGAAACGCTGGACACCGCAGAAAATAGCCCTCATTTTGGGCATTGTCGCTGGCCTTGGACTGTTGACCTACTTCATCGGCTTCGCCGATAACAGCTCCAGGCTGAACGTGGAAAGTCAGAAGCTGACCATGGCCACCGTGAGCCAGGGCACTTTCCAGGAATTTATTCCCGTTGACGGCACGGTGCATCCCATTAAAACCATTGTAATTCCGGCGGTGGAAGGCGGCACGGTAGACCAGAAATTCCTGGAAGGTGGCAAACCCGTGCAGAAAGGCGACCCCATTCTAAAACTCACCAACAACCGCCTGGTGCTGGATTTCATGAACCAGGAAACGCTCATGAACGACCTGATCAACAACCTGCAGAACTCCAAACTAACATTACAGCAAAATAAATTCAACCTCAGACGCCGTTTGGCCACGCTCAACGCGCAGGTAGATGCCGCCAAAGACGTGTACGACCGCAACATTGCCCTCTATGAATCTAAGGCCGTTTCTCAGCAGGAATTCTTTGGCTTTAAACGCGACTATGAACGCCTGAAAGCCGAACGCACTATTGAACTGGAGTCGCAGAAGTTTGAGGAAAGCAACGCCCGCACGCAGATTGCCCAACTGGAGACTACCATTGCCCGCACCAGCCGAAACCTGCGCATGATGGAAGACAACCTCAAAAACCTGTACATTAAAGCCCCTATCTCGGGCCAGCTGTCTTCTATACAGGTGGAGTTGGGTACGCCGGTGCAGGCCGGTCAGGTCATTGGGCAGATAGATGACTTGAGCGGTTTCAAGGTAAAAGCCGAACTGGACCAACACTACGTGAGCCGCATTTTTGCCGGGCAGCGTGGCAATTTCACCTACAATGGGCAATCTTATCCGCTGGAAATTTCCCTGGTGTATTCTGAGGTAAACAATGACCGCTTCCCCGTGGACATGAAATTCATAGGCAAAGTACCCGAAGGCATCAGACGCGGCCAGACGCTCCAGATCAGATTGCAGCTCTCTGACCCCTCCCCGGCGGTTCTGTTGCCGCGCGGCGGCTTCTATCAAAGCACCGGCGGCGCCTGGGCCTACGTGTTAGATGAAACCGGCAAAGTGGCCACCAAACGCAGCATCAGATTAGGCCGTCAGAACCCAGAATACTATGAAGTATTGGAAGGCCTTAAACCCGGCGAGCAAGTCATCACTTCGTCTTATGACGCTTTCAATGACAAGGATAAACTGGAGCTCAAGAAGTAA
- a CDS encoding YceI family protein — MATTQWIVDPTHSEVQFKVKHLMITTVTGYFQTFHVTAETEDETFTSARKVTFTADVDSINTNNEQRDTHLKSGDFFDASAHSQLTFEGTNYEQKSGSDYLLHGNLTIKGVTKPVTVNVEFGGIVVDPYGQTKAGFTVTGKISRKEFGLTWNAVTEAGSVVVSDEIKLQAEIQLVKQA, encoded by the coding sequence ATGGCCACTACCCAATGGATTGTAGACCCCACCCACTCAGAAGTGCAGTTCAAAGTGAAACACCTCATGATCACCACCGTGACCGGGTATTTCCAGACGTTCCACGTGACCGCTGAGACCGAAGACGAAACCTTCACCAGCGCCCGCAAGGTAACCTTTACCGCCGACGTGGACTCCATCAACACCAACAACGAGCAGCGCGACACGCACCTGAAATCAGGCGATTTCTTTGACGCCAGCGCGCACAGCCAACTCACCTTTGAGGGCACCAACTATGAGCAGAAAAGCGGCAGTGACTACCTGCTGCACGGCAACCTCACCATAAAAGGCGTGACCAAACCCGTGACCGTGAACGTGGAGTTCGGCGGAATTGTGGTGGACCCGTACGGCCAGACCAAAGCCGGTTTCACTGTGACCGGAAAAATCAGCCGTAAGGAATTTGGCCTGACTTGGAATGCCGTTACTGAAGCCGGTAGCGTAGTAGTAAGTGACGAGATAAAACTGCAGGCTGAAATTCAGTTAGTAAAGCAAGCCTAA
- a CDS encoding ring-cleaving dioxygenase, producing MENRILGLHHITAIAGPAKKNLDFYTKILGLRLLKKTVNFDDPGTYHLYYGDEKGSAGTILTFFPYEGARRGSAGTGMATNIGYSVPDGSFDFWMKRFEEHNVIYNKPSEKFGEKYLTFLDPDGLKLELVITKNPDSRTPWTTAEVPAEAATKGFHSVTLTLQNVQATAAILTNVFGYTLQEKSGNRYRYVTDAVDHAAIIDLVELPNEARGIGGAGTNHHIAFRVKDEATLMEFRTKVIAAGHHITEKIDRNYFYSLYFREPGGVLFEIATDNPGFGIDEEWDQLGSSLLLPPQYEPRRAAIEAVLPKLD from the coding sequence ATGGAAAACAGAATTTTAGGCTTGCACCACATCACGGCCATTGCCGGGCCGGCCAAGAAAAACCTTGATTTCTACACCAAGATTCTGGGCCTGCGCCTGCTCAAGAAAACCGTGAATTTTGATGACCCCGGCACCTACCATTTGTATTACGGCGATGAAAAAGGCAGCGCAGGCACCATTCTTACGTTCTTCCCCTATGAAGGCGCCCGCCGCGGAAGCGCCGGTACCGGCATGGCCACCAACATCGGCTACTCGGTGCCCGACGGCAGCTTTGATTTCTGGATGAAACGCTTTGAAGAGCACAACGTGATTTACAACAAACCGTCAGAGAAGTTCGGGGAGAAGTACCTGACTTTTCTGGACCCAGACGGACTGAAGTTGGAATTGGTGATCACTAAAAACCCAGATTCCCGCACGCCCTGGACTACCGCAGAAGTGCCCGCCGAAGCAGCCACTAAAGGTTTCCACAGCGTGACGCTCACTTTACAAAACGTGCAGGCCACCGCCGCCATTTTAACCAATGTCTTCGGTTACACACTGCAGGAGAAAAGCGGCAACCGCTACCGTTATGTGACCGATGCCGTGGACCACGCCGCCATTATTGACCTGGTGGAATTGCCTAATGAAGCCAGAGGAATAGGCGGAGCCGGCACCAACCACCACATCGCGTTCCGGGTGAAAGACGAAGCCACGTTGATGGAATTTAGAACGAAAGTTATCGCCGCCGGTCACCACATCACCGAGAAAATCGACCGTAATTATTTCTATTCGCTTTATTTCAGAGAACCGGGCGGCGTGCTGTTTGAGATTGCCACTGACAACCCTGGCTTCGGGATTGACGAGGAGTGGGATCAGTTAGGCTCCAGTTTGCTCTTGCCGCCCCAGTATGAACCGCGCCGCGCCGCCATTGAAGCCGTGTTGCCGAAGCTGGATTAA
- a CDS encoding sensor histidine kinase, producing MDQPITTIKLQNELDVVLAYKRAMQLSEFSGLPVASQTKFATAVSEICRNVLEHVGEGTIRFNMIDNRGVLLLEALVTDRGRGIANLEQLLDRKYMPTGGKGQGIHSSRKLVDHFKLESDAATGTRVRLQKRIPGNHPPINKAIIQGWADFFTHESEISPYAEIKRQNMQLIEVMEQLRVRTIEAEYQLQEIQHLNQELQTFNQEINLLLQEREEKTQQLEQVNKTLDEFAHTVTHDLKAPLHNIRGLAEAVTDFLNEESTEEAQAVMPMIILQVKRMDHLIRDVLAYSLTGRQQIQQTQVSLPDLLNHVLAAISIPEQLQIVVADNLPVLEAEEIYLQQIFSNLLSNAIKYHDLPNGHIWVKANATDSHWEFTVEDDGPGIPAEDQEKIFELFETTSDVNHPDSTGIGLALVRRIVEEKGGKIWVDSTGRGTAMHFTWPVPKEA from the coding sequence ATGGACCAACCCATCACCACCATCAAGCTGCAGAATGAACTAGACGTAGTACTGGCCTACAAGCGCGCCATGCAGTTGTCTGAGTTTTCTGGCTTGCCCGTGGCTTCCCAAACCAAATTCGCGACGGCGGTATCTGAGATTTGCCGAAATGTATTGGAGCATGTAGGCGAAGGCACCATCAGGTTCAACATGATTGACAACCGGGGCGTGCTGCTGCTGGAGGCCCTGGTTACCGACAGAGGCCGCGGCATTGCCAACCTGGAACAACTCCTGGACCGCAAGTACATGCCCACGGGCGGCAAGGGCCAGGGCATACACAGTTCGCGCAAGCTGGTAGACCATTTCAAACTGGAGAGCGACGCGGCCACCGGCACGCGCGTGCGGCTGCAGAAACGCATTCCGGGCAACCACCCGCCCATTAACAAAGCCATTATTCAAGGCTGGGCCGATTTTTTCACCCACGAGTCTGAGATTTCGCCCTATGCGGAGATTAAGCGGCAGAACATGCAGCTCATTGAAGTGATGGAGCAGCTGCGCGTACGCACCATTGAAGCCGAGTACCAACTGCAGGAAATCCAGCACCTGAACCAGGAACTTCAGACCTTTAACCAGGAGATCAATCTGCTGCTGCAGGAACGTGAGGAGAAAACCCAACAACTGGAGCAGGTGAACAAAACCCTGGATGAATTTGCCCACACCGTTACCCATGACTTAAAGGCCCCGCTCCACAACATACGGGGCCTGGCAGAGGCCGTGACTGATTTCTTGAACGAGGAATCCACGGAGGAAGCGCAGGCGGTCATGCCCATGATCATATTGCAGGTGAAACGCATGGACCACCTCATAAGGGATGTGTTGGCGTATTCGCTCACCGGGCGCCAGCAGATACAGCAGACCCAGGTGTCTTTGCCAGACTTGCTTAACCACGTGCTGGCCGCCATCTCCATACCAGAGCAGCTACAGATTGTGGTGGCAGACAACCTGCCTGTATTAGAGGCCGAGGAAATTTACCTGCAGCAGATTTTCAGCAATCTGTTGAGCAACGCCATTAAGTACCATGACCTGCCAAACGGCCACATCTGGGTGAAAGCCAACGCAACAGATAGCCATTGGGAGTTTACCGTAGAAGATGACGGGCCCGGCATTCCCGCAGAAGACCAGGAGAAAATTTTTGAGCTCTTTGAGACCACCAGTGACGTAAACCACCCAGACAGCACTGGCATTGGCCTGGCCTTAGTACGCAGAATTGTAGAAGAGAAAGGCGGAAAGATTTGGGTAGATTCTACCGGGCGCGGAACAGCCATGCATTTTACGTGGCCGGTTCCTAAGGAAGCGTAA
- a CDS encoding STAS domain-containing protein, producing the protein MNKESAAALKGKKKLILQNWMENQLKDAALRDDLMSVAELQQQSEEFLTTLLKAFSSNQATDTESEGYEAIQDILNEISITRARQGFSPRETSSYVLSLKEVLSNVLEDRFREEPAVLYKEILSMHKIMDSLSLVTMETYIKGREEVILRQTNEMSEISTPVIRVWEGILALPIIGTLDSARTQVVMEALLQEIVATGSRIAILDISGVPTVDSLVAQHLIKTVSAARLMGAECIISGIRAEIAQTIVHLGIDLTNIHTKASLASALKMSFAMLGIQVSRAAQSQEGSKQTFGF; encoded by the coding sequence ATGAACAAAGAAAGCGCCGCTGCCTTAAAAGGAAAGAAAAAGCTCATTCTGCAGAACTGGATGGAAAACCAGCTGAAAGACGCCGCCCTGCGCGATGACCTCATGAGCGTGGCAGAACTACAGCAGCAGTCTGAGGAATTTTTGACCACCTTGTTGAAAGCGTTCAGCTCCAACCAAGCCACTGACACAGAGTCTGAAGGGTATGAGGCCATTCAGGACATTCTGAATGAAATCTCCATCACCCGCGCCCGCCAGGGCTTCTCGCCGCGCGAGACCAGCTCTTATGTGCTGAGCCTGAAAGAAGTACTGAGCAATGTGCTGGAAGACCGTTTCAGAGAGGAGCCCGCCGTGCTCTACAAAGAGATTCTCTCCATGCACAAAATCATGGACAGCCTGAGCCTGGTGACCATGGAAACCTATATCAAAGGCCGTGAGGAGGTAATCCTTCGGCAAACCAATGAAATGAGCGAGATCTCCACGCCCGTGATCAGGGTGTGGGAAGGCATTCTGGCCCTGCCCATCATTGGCACCTTAGATAGCGCCCGCACCCAGGTGGTGATGGAAGCCTTGCTGCAGGAGATTGTGGCCACCGGCAGCCGTATTGCCATCTTAGACATTTCGGGCGTGCCTACCGTAGATTCCTTGGTGGCCCAGCATTTGATCAAGACCGTGAGTGCCGCCAGATTAATGGGGGCTGAGTGCATCATCAGTGGCATACGCGCCGAGATTGCGCAGACCATTGTGCACCTGGGCATTGACCTCACCAACATCCACACCAAGGCCTCATTGGCCAGCGCGCTCAAAATGTCCTTCGCCATGCTGGGCATTCAGGTATCACGGGCGGCCCAGAGCCAGGAGGGTTCCAAACAAACCTTCGGCTTTTAA
- a CDS encoding pirin family protein: protein MQTERFNPAERGLKDLGWLKSNFVFSFSSYQNPVRAGFGLLRAFNDDVVQPDNGFGLHPHANMEIISVMLAGSMSHIDSLGFNETVHKDWVQIMSAGSGLRHEEHNVGPDEVNFLQIWIEPKLQNISPRYQRRHFPEEHRKNQLVTIVSQEEGTAHCWINQNAKLSLGYFEAGQTLRYSFNPVNKAVFLFNISGTLHVNGEEFKDREALGIWETGQLDFTFPQESRFLVIETPINH from the coding sequence ATGCAAACAGAACGCTTCAACCCCGCAGAAAGAGGCCTGAAAGATTTGGGCTGGCTCAAAAGCAATTTCGTGTTCAGTTTCTCGAGCTACCAGAATCCGGTGCGGGCGGGGTTTGGCTTGCTGCGGGCGTTCAATGATGATGTGGTGCAACCAGATAACGGCTTCGGGCTGCATCCGCACGCCAACATGGAGATAATTTCTGTGATGCTGGCCGGATCCATGAGCCACATTGATTCCTTGGGCTTCAATGAAACGGTGCACAAAGACTGGGTGCAAATCATGAGCGCGGGCAGCGGCCTTCGGCACGAAGAACACAATGTAGGCCCAGACGAGGTTAATTTCCTGCAGATCTGGATTGAGCCGAAGCTGCAGAACATTTCGCCGCGTTACCAGCGCCGCCATTTCCCAGAGGAGCATCGCAAAAACCAATTGGTCACCATTGTAAGCCAGGAAGAAGGCACCGCGCATTGCTGGATCAACCAAAACGCGAAGCTGTCATTGGGTTATTTTGAGGCCGGACAAACGCTGCGTTATTCTTTTAACCCCGTGAACAAAGCGGTCTTTCTCTTTAACATCAGCGGCACGCTGCACGTGAACGGCGAAGAATTCAAAGACCGCGAGGCGCTGGGCATCTGGGAAACGGGCCAGCTAGATTTTACCTTTCCGCAAGAGAGCCGGTTCCTGGTCATTGAAACCCCTATCAACCATTAA
- a CDS encoding ATP-binding SpoIIE family protein phosphatase yields the protein MDFNFDAHRQFPLTDRSFLNVVRRDIGKLAETAGFSEAEVGRVNIIVTEMATNLLKHAGVNGGELLVKPLCLANGKTCGLELLCLDNGPGMSDPARMMEDGVSTFGSMGQGLGAIQRQSDFFDLYSQRGLGTVILSRVYRKGKAPKPAARSEQKFEMGFVLVPKAGETVSGDGLGIRLSYEGAYLLVLDGLGHGPNAHEASQSALKSFQQQPKTTPADILRGVHADIKRTRGAVGAIAHWNAETGALRFCGIGNISGRLIAPDKAKNLLSYNGTLGMSMPNTVNDQLHTWERGNLVVLHSDGLKNRWDFQKYPELTRHDATLIAAVLYKDNTRTTDDTLVAVVRATE from the coding sequence ATGGACTTTAACTTTGACGCGCACCGCCAGTTCCCGCTCACCGACAGGAGTTTCCTGAACGTGGTACGCCGTGACATAGGCAAGCTGGCTGAAACTGCCGGTTTCTCTGAGGCCGAGGTGGGCCGGGTGAACATCATTGTCACAGAGATGGCCACCAACCTGCTCAAACACGCGGGCGTTAACGGTGGCGAACTGCTGGTGAAACCCCTTTGCCTGGCCAACGGCAAAACCTGTGGCCTGGAGCTGCTTTGCCTTGACAACGGCCCCGGCATGAGTGACCCCGCCCGCATGATGGAAGACGGCGTCTCCACGTTTGGGAGCATGGGCCAGGGCTTGGGCGCCATTCAGCGGCAGTCAGATTTTTTTGACCTTTATTCGCAGCGCGGCCTGGGCACGGTCATTCTCTCCCGAGTGTACCGCAAAGGCAAAGCCCCCAAACCGGCCGCCCGCAGTGAACAGAAATTTGAGATGGGCTTTGTGCTGGTACCCAAGGCCGGGGAAACGGTGAGCGGCGATGGCCTGGGTATACGGTTGTCTTACGAAGGCGCCTACCTGTTGGTGCTGGACGGTCTGGGCCACGGCCCCAACGCCCATGAGGCCAGCCAATCTGCTTTGAAATCTTTCCAACAGCAGCCCAAAACCACCCCCGCCGACATTCTGCGCGGCGTTCACGCCGACATAAAACGAACCCGTGGAGCCGTGGGCGCCATTGCCCATTGGAACGCGGAGACCGGCGCCTTGCGCTTCTGTGGCATTGGCAACATCAGCGGAAGGCTCATTGCACCGGACAAGGCAAAAAACCTGCTTTCCTATAATGGCACCCTTGGCATGAGCATGCCCAACACCGTCAATGACCAACTCCATACCTGGGAGCGCGGCAACCTGGTAGTGCTGCACTCAGACGGCCTTAAAAACCGCTGGGATTTTCAGAAATATCCGGAACTGACCCGCCATGATGCTACGTTGATTGCGGCAGTACTGTACAAAGACAACACCAGAACCACAGATGACACGTTAGTGGCCGTAGTGCGGGCCACTGAGTAA
- a CDS encoding STAS domain-containing protein, which yields MERIPILKMGPFLLVTIQVDLYDRLALTLENDLINMVSKTEAKGVLIDISAVSIVDSFMGRILGNIASMSKIMDATTVVVGMQPAVAITLVELGLTLSGVYTALDVEQGMELLRDKIGHLEKDEEGLYDSFI from the coding sequence ATGGAAAGAATTCCTATTTTAAAGATGGGCCCCTTCCTGCTGGTCACCATTCAAGTGGATCTGTATGACCGGCTGGCCCTTACCCTGGAAAACGACCTCATCAACATGGTGAGCAAGACCGAAGCCAAAGGCGTGCTCATTGACATTTCAGCGGTGAGCATTGTAGACTCCTTCATGGGCCGCATCTTGGGCAACATTGCCTCCATGTCTAAAATCATGGACGCCACCACCGTGGTGGTGGGCATGCAGCCGGCGGTAGCCATTACACTGGTGGAACTGGGCCTCACCTTGTCTGGGGTGTACACCGCCCTGGACGTGGAGCAAGGCATGGAATTATTGCGGGACAAAATAGGCCACTTAGAAAAAGACGAGGAAGGCCTCTATGATAGTTTTATCTAA
- a CDS encoding ABC transporter ATP-binding protein, with translation MLKTVNLQKKYTTDEVETTALVNVNLHVKKGEFLAIMGPSGCGKSTLLNIIGLLDNPSGGEFFFLDQEISKYSERQRANLRKEHLGFVFQSFNLIDELTVYENVELPLIYLKVGSAERKQRVEQVLEQMQIAHRRNHFPQQLSGGQQQRVAIARAVVSKPKLLLADEPTGNLDSAHGHEVMQLLSHLNEQGTTIVMVTHSPTDADFAHRIVNLFDGQIISENVKELAIL, from the coding sequence ATGCTAAAGACCGTTAACCTTCAGAAAAAATACACCACAGACGAGGTGGAGACCACGGCGTTGGTCAATGTGAACCTGCACGTGAAAAAGGGCGAATTTTTGGCCATTATGGGACCGTCGGGCTGCGGAAAATCCACGCTGCTGAACATCATTGGCTTGCTGGACAACCCCAGCGGCGGCGAGTTCTTCTTTCTGGACCAGGAAATCTCCAAATACAGTGAGCGGCAACGGGCCAACCTGCGCAAAGAGCACCTGGGGTTTGTGTTCCAGAGCTTCAATTTGATAGATGAACTGACGGTGTACGAGAACGTGGAACTGCCCTTGATTTACCTGAAAGTGGGCAGCGCCGAGCGCAAGCAGCGCGTGGAGCAAGTGCTGGAGCAGATGCAGATTGCACACCGCCGCAACCACTTCCCGCAGCAGTTGTCGGGTGGGCAGCAGCAGCGCGTGGCCATTGCCAGAGCCGTGGTGAGCAAACCTAAACTATTACTGGCAGATGAACCTACCGGTAACCTGGACTCGGCCCACGGGCATGAGGTGATGCAGTTGCTGAGCCATCTGAATGAGCAAGGCACTACCATTGTCATGGTCACCCACTCCCCCACAGACGCAGATTTCGCGCACCGCATTGTGAACCTCTTTGACGGGCAGATTATCTCTGAGAACGTGAAGGAACTCGCTATTCTTTAA
- a CDS encoding anti-sigma regulatory factor, giving the protein MIVLSKEKLPIQKEQDVVLFRNRIKELATKIGMSLVNQTKLITAASELVRNMLRYGGGGVTQLEIVSRNSMPGVRLIFTDKGPGISDITLAMKDGYSTGKSLGLGLPGAKRLVNEFDLKSEPGQGTTVTVIRWKNGL; this is encoded by the coding sequence ATGATAGTTTTATCTAAAGAGAAGCTTCCCATACAGAAAGAACAGGATGTGGTTTTGTTCCGGAACCGAATCAAGGAACTGGCCACCAAGATAGGCATGAGCCTGGTCAACCAAACCAAACTGATCACGGCGGCCAGTGAGTTGGTGCGCAACATGCTGCGCTACGGCGGCGGCGGCGTAACCCAGCTGGAGATTGTGAGCCGCAACAGCATGCCCGGCGTGCGGCTCATTTTCACAGACAAAGGCCCTGGCATTTCAGATATTACGTTGGCTATGAAAGACGGCTACTCCACGGGCAAAAGCCTGGGGCTGGGCCTGCCCGGTGCCAAGCGGCTGGTCAATGAGTTTGACTTGAAGAGCGAACCTGGCCAGGGCACTACCGTCACAGTTATCCGGTGGAAGAATGGACTTTAA